Genomic window (Danio rerio strain Tuebingen ecotype United States chromosome 24, GRCz12tu, whole genome shotgun sequence):
ATCAAAAGTGTTGATAAAATGGCCGTCGCGTCATCTAGTGTCTGTTTCCCAaatcgcctcttggtgattctatgctctttgctctatgtctgactgttgtaatgttttgctttgtttttcagcagagttgttgagcaaagaaggactattaaagacaaccgcgggttacaTTCACGAGCGCgtgcattataatgtttccgggctgttttctgaaagtttatcttgtttagataagtttgcaggtcaaacaaaataaactatactctttctaaacacctgtctcgtgttttatttgtcctctacagcaatacactgtcagaagtctgttgaatgcatttgtatgcaacacggtttgacaataaagtagtctaacaaaataaatagtaatagatgtaccttcattagtcaacatttggtgtaggtaataaaaagttaatcaaagatgtcctaagataTAATGGTAATGTTATAGTTGTTACATaactgtattaattattattctgtatgtttaaaaccagcagattcactacatatttaacatgtcatgaacttactgttattCAAAAATTTGCTCAATaaaaaatgtcctaagacaagaatgggtattgtttttattttgtgtcaaGCTATTTTAGGTTTAAGGTTAACTACAGCAGGTATAGAGTACCTAAATTATAATATTGGTTGTCCgagttattttaatgacccaaatcaaataaaatgtctcttactcaagtacttttagcatgcaaaagtcaaatttaagtatataaaatacagtttccaacaacaaaattttgtctcttgaaaatgaccagtggggtggtgagaaaaaaggttaataaatatatatatatatatatatatatatatatatatatatatatatatatatatatatatatatatatatatatatatatatatatatatacatatatatatatatatatatatatatatatatatatatatatatatatacatatatatatatatatatatatatatatatatatatatatacatatatatatatgtatatatgctacAAGCTACTATACAAGCTACTTGACAAATGTaatgagctaagctattagctactctacttaaaatgtagctaaaAAAGCTAAAcgcagattcgagaaccagacagaactgttgtataaaatatatatatatatatatatatatttatataacagttctgtctggttctcaaatctgattggctgatagccgtgcgatattctgcattatcagaactcctacagcctctttaccctttgtgtactattccgcccacatacagccagcaaaaagcagacactacagatctaaagtttaaaagaggcttgctcaactgttctaactgtcagcttatgatttaaatccaacgcggaagaaagtagttcctcatacaaaagggtttttgagactctccatgtttgattttgtttttatatacataattatgccgtcaaactgttgtataaacacaatatcacactcgtagcagtgcgatatggctgtatatcggcactggtggggggacTAAGGtgggggatatatatatattgccaccCAGTGGAATAAAATGAAACCTTCAGAAagaatgaacacaaaatatgaacaaaaatatgCAATATCCTCTAAGCATCGTAAAATTGGGAGGGTTTTCAGTGAAATAAGACCATATTTATCAATCTACACCAATTTAtgtgattcaattcaattcagctttatttgtatagcgcttttacaatgtagattgtgtcaaagcagcttaacataaatggtcatagtaactggatcagtgtagttcagttttttagtgtttaagttcagttcagttcagtttagctcagttcagtgtgatcaGGGCACGCTTGTGAATTCCTCTATTTTGCTTAACCTATTGCCAAAGTGAATAATGCACACAATCAATTATACATTAGTTGCTTTGTACTTTAATTCAgcttaaattttaataaacaatgaatttaaaaaaataaatctagaaaCTAACAATGTACAACAACTGTTTATGAGTTCAAATTAACAATGTTTGAAAatgattgtttatttgttcatgcaaccatttattttattattagttcatgtttactAATGTAACAAATGAATTGTAATGTCAGTTCATGAGACACTATTAAAACACAATGCATAGGCTCTATTAATGAGACAAAAAAGCAATTGTGACTGTAAGCttgtatgtataaaatatattaagaCACATTTATTCTAATGAATTTGCAATAAGTCATTCACTATGGAATTATATGGATATTCTTTAGACAGACTATCAATATATAATATACTAATGTTTACCTACAAATAGATATACCTTAAAAGACTACCTAAATTCTTATCATTCAAAATGTAACCATGTAAttgtatgtttctcttttaaattgaGTTTTAGTAAGGACCAAAAAGAATTTGGATTATTGATTAGatgtttaaatgttatatatttggCACAAAAGACTGACTAGGAGAGATTTTTATGTATCTGAACATCCAGTATTCTCATTCTGTTGCAACAGCCAGCAGTGTTGGGGATCCGCTGCTGTAACCCATCTTATTACAGCGCTCGAGTCGCTCTTTCGTCATATCCTACAGTTAAAAACAATGAAATGGTATTAGTTAATGaagatatatttagatatataagatatataaaaCCTGAAGTATCTTTATGTATAATATCACAGCCAATTGTTATAGTACTAGAGTGCAATATTGATATGCatgcattaatatttaaaaaattggagtatatttaatagtaaataatagtaataatagtaataatttataataattaataaataataagattTGTTATTACTCACTATTAGGGATCacgacagtggaatgaaccaccaattactctgggaTATGTTATATGCCAGATtacatcaatattaataatattttaaaaacatatgtaaatataaaaaaaattaaatattaaaatatatttttaaatatgatctTTTAGGCATTTTAACACCTAATGTCTCTTTAAAATATCACTGCTATTAATTTTCTTTCTAGTATCCAATGTTGTGATGGgatgtgtattgttttttttttgttttttttttttaaacaagttctGTGTTACTTGAGCATATTTGAAtttatgaatatgtaaatattttagaatttgtaagaatgaaaatatttttcaaatatgtatttaacattatgtaaattatttcataatatcactgatttttttatgtattactcAGCATATTTGAATGtatgaatttgtaaatattttaaaatttgtaagaataagacattttttaaatattcaaagatctatttaaaattattttattatatcaccGTTTTTTATGTATTACTTgagcatattttaatatatatatgtaaatattaaaaaatatataataataaaaatacttataaaaatACTTATATTCAAAATGGTCAATGATTTTATGTATTACTTCAGCATATCTGTatgtaaatattttagaaattatttgttattttaaaaatcattttctttaataattttttcttttaatatttactaAATTAATTGTATCAGTAGctccattaataaaaaaataagcaacattttttttaatgtatctaattttattaaaatgcatcattattatttgttgctgatGATGTACAGAGAATATAACACATGCGTGAAAAGCACAGACCTCAGTAAGAGCTGGTTTATGCACACAGCTCACATAGGGTATGGGTTCTGGTTCAATCTTTCCAGCGTAGGTTTTATAGCAGATGGCACAATCAATCAGAGGCTGGAGGAAAAAAAATAGCAACACCATTATAATACAGTACAATAACTTGCTCTTATTCCATTGCATGGGCtgtatgttactgtatataaaacacTTGTCTGAGCAACGACTTACATCTTGAGCTCTGTTCACCGATTATCCAGGTATGTGCAGAGGTGAAGCGAATCATTTCTGATGTTTTTCATTTATGATCTTCACTTACCCGATCATTCCTGAAGGCACATGTGGTGGTGTCAGCGTTCTCCGTTCCTCTTTTGCACTTTGTGGCTTTCAGATAAAATTTGTGGTAGATGAAGGTTACATCAAACCCTGCCTAGAGAGATGAGAGATTTAGTTATACAATAATACACACCtttttaattattgattatttatttaaaattaaaatagttaaacAATAATTCCAATAACAagaaataaacaagaaataagGATAAATTAAACCATAAACATCCAAAttcaatatatacacacacacacacacatacatacatatatatatatatatatagtattaggCCTATAGTTTAATTTTGCTATGTTGAATTTCATCTTTGCAAACTTGCTGTTATAaaagtacatacatacatacatacatacatacatacatacatatatatatatatatatatatatatatatatatatatatatatatatatatatatatgtatgtatgtatgtactttTATAACAGCAAGTTTGCAAAGATGAAATTCAACATAGCAAAATTAAACTATAGGCCTAATACTAAAagttaatgagagagagagacacacacacacacacctagctgattataaatgaatcattgtaaatatactaattattattgtttttatttctgttttatcctaaaatgttgattgttaaatgtagttTATTCTGATCtctttgtattgatttgtatgaataatacGATATGtggaataataatacaatatattaaatattaatgtgaaATATTGAATAATGTcatgtattgttgatattttatttaattattatatataaatatcatctttttttgtaCTACTACAATTTActggttgtactgtttttattttattatacatgtatgttactttttatgtaaactttaaaactgcaatacatttgtaacatttcatGCCGAtataattattgaattgaatattgagagagagagagagagagagagagagagagagagagagagagagagagagtctgatTCAAATACTAAAACTTTAATACAGTAAAGActgaaatattaaacattatttgcaAAAAGGTAACGCTAGTCAAAAAAACAACCATAATTTGATCTGATTTAGCAAAGTAAAACTTGCccacaataattaaaatacatgttGATCAATAAACACTCCCGATTTAGTTTATATTTCAACAAAACATCTATTTACCGCCTAAATGTGACGTAACCCAACAACATCAACACGACGTCATGACGCGAGTCATCTCTTCAAACAGAATAAACATTTACCTCAATTTTTGACTGCTGAAGgcttttaaaaaagagaaaatgctgCTGGACTCCTTCGTGAGAGTTGACATTTTTCAGCGCGAGGTCTACACCTTTTTTGACGGTGTCCGGCAGTTTGCTGAGGGAGTTTTGAGCTCCTCCGGAGCTCAGCAGGACTCCAAAAACGAGCAGCGCAAACGGCAGATCAGGCATCTTCAACCAGTCTGAGCACGAGCCGCGCGCGCTCTCTGAAAAACAGCCGCATTCCTGGAGGACTGCCTTCTGTTGGGTAATACTGAAGTGAAATGAATGGTTAAAGGCTGCGTGTATTTGCTAATGCTAACTAACGTTAATACAGTGAGGGAAATAAGTAATTAACACGTCACctattttctcagaaaacatttctaatgctgttgacttgaaattttaccTGTATGTTGGTAACGACCTAGGAAATCCATTAAACAAAacgaattagtttacaaatgaagttatgtgtaataaaatgaaatgacacaggaaaaatgtattgaacacatgaggAAACGgatgtgtagaaaggcagtgaa
Coding sequences:
- the si:ch1073-406l10.2 gene encoding uncharacterized protein LOC100536977 precursor, whose product is MPDLPFALLVFGVLLSSGGAQNSLSKLPDTVKKGVDLALKNVNSHEGVQQHFLFFKSLQQSKIEAGFDVTFIYHKFYLKATKCKRGTENADTTTCAFRNDRPLIDCAICYKTYAGKIEPEPIPYVSCVHKPALTEDMTKERLERCNKMGYSSGSPTLLAVATE